TTTGAGACGTGTTCTCACAGCACCAATTACTCGACTACTTTCGCAAATCGAAAACGGACAAATGTCATCTGTTCTGTCCCTCAACATTCGGCTCGAACAGTCCCTCGCTGTAATGTGAGTAGCGGCTCCCGACTCAGTTGGTTGCGTCCTCTTCGGCGTTCATTTTGGCCTGCTCGCGGGCGCTCGGATTCACCGATTTCTGGAACGGCACCTCGGCTACTTCGGCAGGAACTGGCTCTCCCGGCTCATTGGCGTACTCGTCCGGCAGGTGGACTTCGTACTCTGTGCCGATATCAGTCTTTTCTGCTGGCACGTGGGCAAGCGCGATGTTGGTTTGAAGTTTCGGCGAGTACCACGGAGACGTGACGTAGCCGACCTTCGTGCCACTGTCCGACTCAGAAACGTGCCAGAAGTCGGGCGCGTAGTCCGAGATCGGTTCGCCGCCAAGCTTCAGTCCGACCATCTTCATGTTGAATGGGTAATCACCCGCTTCAATATCCTCGCGCTGACGCTCGAGCGTTTCTTTCCCGATGTAGTCCGCTTCTTTATCATCCGGTACCTGATACGCGAGGTTGACTTGGAATGGGGAGGTTTCGTGATCCATATCCTGTCCCCACGAGAGGATCCCCGCTGCAATCCGGCGGTGATGTGCAGGAGCGACCTGCATTCCGCCGTGGTCCTTAACGGAAGCTAAGACGGGATCCCACACGGCCTCTGCGTTTTTCATCGCATCACGCACGTAGATCTCGAAGCCTTTCTCGCCGGAGAATCCAGTCTGACTCACGAGCACCGAGCAGCCATTGATCTCGGCGTCCATCAGACCGTAGTACGGAATCTCACTCACTTCCTCGCCTACCAGATCGACCAACACGTCCTCAGATAGTGGTCCCTGTATCTGCATCGGTGCAACATCGATTTCGTCGATGTCGACGTCGTAGTCGTGACCGACGTTGACGCCCTGTAGCCATTGCATCAGCGTTGAATCTGAGATCGAGAACCAGAACTCATCCTCGGCTGGGCGCAACAACACAGGATCGTTCAGGATGCCGCCGTTCTCATTGCAGAGAATGACGTACTTTCCGTGCATTGGCTCGATCTCCGTCGCATCACGGGTGATGACGTAGTTGACGAAGTCTTCTGCGTCCGATCCCTTCACGCGGATCTGGCGCTCGACTGCGACGTCCCACAGCGTCACCCGGTTGACGAGCGCATCGTACTCCTTCATCATCCCGCCGTCTTCTGGTTCGACCATACCACGCGGGTGATAAATACGGTTGTAGACCGTTGCTCGCCACGCACCCTCCTCATTGAAGGATTTGTGGAAAAACGGCGACTTGCGCACACGAGTGGATACCAACATCTCTATTCCTGGATCCCCGGACTGGCGCAGGTTTCTCGGAACCATACGGTCCGACTGATCGACGCTTGGAACGTTCGGGTGCGACGGGGTCTCCGTCTTCGGCGAATCGTCTGACATCGTCAGTCACTGACACACTCGATTCGCATAAACGCTCATGTGAGGTATGTGTCCCATTTATACCCGATCAGCTGTCTTGAGCGTGCAGTAATCTTGCAC
The nucleotide sequence above comes from Halocatena marina. Encoded proteins:
- a CDS encoding aminomethyltransferase family protein, with translation MSDDSPKTETPSHPNVPSVDQSDRMVPRNLRQSGDPGIEMLVSTRVRKSPFFHKSFNEEGAWRATVYNRIYHPRGMVEPEDGGMMKEYDALVNRVTLWDVAVERQIRVKGSDAEDFVNYVITRDATEIEPMHGKYVILCNENGGILNDPVLLRPAEDEFWFSISDSTLMQWLQGVNVGHDYDVDIDEIDVAPMQIQGPLSEDVLVDLVGEEVSEIPYYGLMDAEINGCSVLVSQTGFSGEKGFEIYVRDAMKNAEAVWDPVLASVKDHGGMQVAPAHHRRIAAGILSWGQDMDHETSPFQVNLAYQVPDDKEADYIGKETLERQREDIEAGDYPFNMKMVGLKLGGEPISDYAPDFWHVSESDSGTKVGYVTSPWYSPKLQTNIALAHVPAEKTDIGTEYEVHLPDEYANEPGEPVPAEVAEVPFQKSVNPSAREQAKMNAEEDATN